A section of the Fusarium falciforme chromosome 8, complete sequence genome encodes:
- a CDS encoding Phosphatidate cytidylyltransferase, mitochondrial, translating to MASIGLRSSVTTRALSLRTLRARQLYSKPSASSLISSRWSSTSSKRPDSPSDSESSATSTTDSDTSVSSSASSTSKSSSNINVFSSDWEDLDTSIKSFDDLPHRLFGANQHMIINYELKEALRLMLRQFNAPIVYCFAYGSGVFPQEASKPSISDAAFRAVHPNPPEALVKSQKGSPKMIDFIFGVTHTQHWHSINMKQHRDHYSGIASLGSGFVSRVQNWGAGVYFNPYIEMNGMLIKYGVTSIDNLVTDLSSWESLYLAGRLQKPVKILRDHPRVRLANQHNLIAAVRTALLLLPPKFTEAELYSTIAGLSYLGDPRMALPTENKSKVTNIVDNNIVHFRRLYAPLVKTLPNVDFSGPCRIDDQDWILNPEAVNTLEQDMDPVRRGNMVRRLPQTFRSRLYFQYQKKFGIPRGEFNKLMKATSDEESHAVHRMQGGEFERRIATDDPENLRETVRTVVKHTVNWPSTTQSIKGLVMGGFSRTWRYLGEKFSKWKKGQESQKARENADKSE from the exons ATGGCCTCAATTGGCCTCAGG TCCTCCGTGACCACCCGAGCTCTATCCCTTCGAACCCTACGCGCCCGTCAACTCTACTCGAAACCATCCGCCTCGTCATTGATCTCGTCACGATGGTCGTCAACCTCATCGAAGCGGCCTGACAGCCCCAGCGATTCCGAGAGTTCCGCAACTTCGACGACAGACTCCGACACGTCCGTTTCGAGCAGCGCATCCTCGACTTCCAAGTCCAGCAGCAATATTAATGTCTTTAGCAGCGACTGGGAAGACCTCGACACATCTATAAAGTCCTTTGACGACCTGCCACATCGTCTTTTCGGCGCGAACCAACACATGATCATTAATTATGAGCTGAAGGAGGCTTTGCGTCTGATGCTTCGGCAGTTCAATGCTCCCATTGTCTATTGCTTCGCATATGGCTCTGGAGTGTTTCCTCAAGAGGCTTCCAAGCCGAGCATCTCCGATGCCGCCTTCCGCGCTGTCCACCCCAACCCGCCTGAAGCACTCGTCAAGTCGCAAAAAGGCTCTCCCAAGATGATTGACTTCATTTTTGGAGTGACGCACACTCAGCACTGGCATTCGATCAACATGAAGCAGCATCGGGATCACTACTCCGGTATCGCATCTTTGGGGTCCGGTTTCGTCTCGCGCGTGCAGAATTGGGGCGCTGGAGTCTACTTCAACCCGTACATTGAGATGAACGGAATGCTCATCAAGTACGGCGTGACAAGTATTGACAACCTCGTTACCGATCTTTCTTCTTGGGAGAGTCTGTACCTTGCAGGTCGTCTTCAGAAGCCCGTCAAGATTCTCCGTGACCATCCCCGTGTACGACTTGCGAACCAGCACAACCTCATCGCCGCTGTTCGAActgccctccttctcctgccCCCAAAGTTCACAGAGGCCGAACTCTACAGCACCATCGCCGGCCTCAGCTACCTTGGCGATCCTCGCATGGCTCTTCCCACGGAGAACAAGAGCAAGGTGACAAACATTGTTGACAACAACATTGTTCACTTCCGTCGCCTCTACGCGCCCCTAGTTAAGACACTTCCAAACGTCGACTTTTCTGGTCCCTGCCGCATCGACGACCAAGACTGGATCCTCAACCCTGAGGCGGTTAACACCCTCGAGCAGGATATGGATCCCGTCCGTCGCGGTAACATGGTGCGGCGTCTTCCACAGACCTTCCGCTCCCGCCTCTACTTCCAGTACCAGAAGAAGTTTGGCATCCCTCGCGGCGAGTTCAATAAGTTGATGAAGGCCACTTCCGACGAGGAAAGTCACGCTGTTCATCGCATGCAGGGAGGCGAGTTCGAGCGTCGCATCGCTACGGATGACCCTGAGAACCTGCGTGAGACGGTGCGGACCGTGGTCAAGCACACAGTCAACTGGCCCAGCACAACGCAGAGCATCAAGGGACTAGTGATGGGTGGCTTTTCACGGACGTGGCGATACCTCGGCGAGAAGTTTTCCAAGTGGAAGAAGGGCCAAGAGAGCCAAAAGGCCAGGGAAAATGCTGACAAGTCTGAGTAG
- a CDS encoding MHD domain-containing protein: protein MEDMARAEYPAMLAALQPGQAAHTLSERVKRMSRINVEIADWLQERRRVEEQYVQGLRKLTAFKVPNAQSELGVFQAPWNRIIDSVESIAHFHHQLADRIEKDIEHPLRNFHIRKDFQNMNTMSNNLATMAKDLEEAQERSDKLSKKGGRANTQKVDAASSKLEAASGQWESQAPFIFESLQALDESRVNNLRDLLTQYQTHESDQAQRVQENAVETLALMLEIDTDKEIQSFVNRATQGRAKLPTRTSTRQSSVVGTTPSTPVPPSTAGSTNAPTPSVQAPPTPAAASSTVPDDDVSENNSVPQEPKPGGKLRRLGTMFGGRRRQSMHAGFGQLSPQKGGSSFGRLGTSHSQHDRGVSPRGSSTNLQEHHRLSSLAEAPDVPKLPANIDQPSKPESTPHENTNGVSHNEGLMDSPIPQTTAGTVNGNHEPDLSDVQPPPGPPPSHKPEEQQSTPAAATAGTKDSEGFTVPPPMNDPISQAQREAQQEAGEDPEQLLKVNIQQTPVEEEDPEAKLAALSSVANSLKIGPATRRTGTVRGRRDVRHTVYVPPPSMPESGTDSSVGGFPVSPSLPATSFTKSGTVAALASEASIAGTSDTQSVRSGNSLGSLAHPKHPDMTAPGLNSSIIESVSAVFEEGGIKSASITGEVAFVNNPSDSGDAKSYETIRINNFAALERIGPNRIFVQNSSVENHDQFSLDVSHLTKTNTAFSYRVFAEDSGSPALGQHAPLLLKLAWKPQGDKLGLLLQYQLNPSFKFSAPVTLHNVVIVATYEGRSSGAQTKPVGTHLKDKHLVYWRVGDVTLTNEPHKIVCRIIGAEGTEPKPGHVEARWEYTPSGDDVVGSGISISRLDEGKGKAKELTEDDPFADDSASTEQKWVDVPVVRKLVSGKYEGR, encoded by the exons ATGGAAGACATGGCAAGGGCCGAGTATCCCGCCATGCTG GCAGCTCTCCAGCCCGGCCAGGCGGCTCATACCCTCTCAGAACGAGTAAAGCGCATGTCCCGCATCAACGTCGAAATTGCCGACTGGCTCCAG GAGCGCCGTCGCGTCGAGGAACAGTATGTTCAGGGCTTGCGCAAGCTCACTGCCTTCAAGGTGCCCAATGCCCAGTCTGAGCTAGG TGTCTTCCAGGCCCCATGGAACCGAATCATCGACTCGGTCGAGAGCATCGCCCACTTCCACCATCAGCTCGCCGATCGCATCGAGAAGGACATTGAGCACCCTCTACGCAACTTTCACATCCGCAAGGACTTCCAAAACATGAACACCATGTCCAACAACCTGGCTACCATGGCAAAGGACCTTGAGGAGGCTCAGGAGCGGTCCGACAAGCTGAGCAAGAAGGGAGGTCGTGCCAATACCCAAAAGGTCGACGCCGCCTCGTCTAAGCTGGAGGCTGCTAGCGGACAGTGGGAGTCGCAGGCGCCCTTCATCTTCGAGTCCCTCCAAGCCCTCGACGAGTCGCGGGTCAACAATCTACGTGACCTCCTCACCCAGTACCAGACCCACGAATCCGACCAAGCCCAGCGCGTTCAGGAGAATGCCGTCGAAACGCTTGCGCTCATGCTCGAAATCGATACGGACAAGGAAATCCAGTCATTTGTGAACAGGGCCACCCAAGGCAGGGCCAAGCTTCCCACGAGGACTTCAACGCGACAGTCATCCGTTGTCGGCACCACGCCTTCGACGCCAGTGCCCCCAAGCACTGCCGGTAGCACCAATGCGCCCACACCAAGCGTCCAGGCGCCTCCTACCCCTGCTGCCGCTTCCTCTACCGTTCCCGACGACGATGTGAGCGAGAACAATTCGGTTCCACAAGAGCCCAAGCCAG GCGGCAAACTTCGCCGTCTCGGTACCATGTTTGGTGGACGAAGGCGACAGAGCATGCACGCCGGTTTTGGCCAATTATCCCCTCAAAAGGGCGGCTCTAGCTTCGGCAGGTTGGGAACCAGCCACAGTCAGCATGACCGCGGTGTCTCACCAAGAGGCTCCTCGACTAATCTGCAGGAGCATCATCGACTGTCCTCTCTAGCAGAAGCACCTGATGTGCCTAAGCTGCCCGCGAATATCGACCAACCATCCAAGCCCGAGTCCACGCCGCACGAGAACACGAACGGAGTGTCGCACAATGAAGGTCTTATGGACAGCCCGATCCCACAAACGACTGCAGGCACAGTCAATGGCAACCATGAGCCCGATTTGTCAGATGTTCAGCCGCCCCCAGGCCCTCCTCCTTCGCACAAGCCAGAGGAGCAGCAATCGACCCCTGCTGCAGCCACTGCTGGAACCAAGGACTCAGAAGGCTTCACTGTGCCACCGCCGATGAACGACCCCATCTCGCAAGCTCAAAGGGAGGCCCAGCAGGAAGCAGGTGAAGACCCCGAGCAACTGCTCAAGGTCAACATTCAGCAGACACcagttgaggaagaggatccGGAAGCCAAGCTCGCCGCGTTGTCGAGTGTTGCCAACAGCCTCAAGATCGGACCGGCCACTCGTCGCACAGGCACCGTAAGAGGTCGCCGTGACGTCCGGCACACCGTCTACGTCCCACCGCCTAGTATGCCCGAGAGCGGTACTGATTCCTCCGTGGGCGGGTTCCCTGTGTCGCCTTCATTGCCCGCTACGTCCTTCACAAAGTCCGGCACCGTCGCTGCGCTAGCATCCGAGGCTAGCATTGCTGGAACTTCAGATACGCAGTCTGTACGATCGGGCAACTCATTGGGAAGCCTTGCCCACCCCAAGCATCCTGATATGACGGCCCCTGGTCTGAACTCATCCATCATTGAGAGTGTCTCTGCTGTCTTTGAAGAGGGTGGCATTAAATCTGCATCCATCACTGGTGAAGTTGCGTTTGTCAACAACCCCAGTGATTCAGGCGATGCAAAGA GTTACGAAACCATCCGTATCAACAACTTCGCAGCACTGGAGCGCATTGGCCCTAACCGCATCTTCGTGCAAAACTCATCAGTTGAAAACCACGATCAGTTCTCCCTCGACGTCTCCCATCTCACCAAGACGAACACGGCATTCTCCTATCGGGTATTTGCTGAGGATTCTGGAAGCCCCGCGCTCGGTCAGCATGCGCCCTTGCTCCTGAAGCTTGCCTGGAAGCCTCAAGGAGACAAGCTCGGCTTGCTACTACAATACCAGCTCAACCCATCCTTCAAGTTCTCTGCGCCTGTAACGTTACACAACGTGGTCATCGTGGCGACGTACGAGGGCCGATCAAGCGGCGCTCAGACGAAGCCTGTGGGAACACacctcaaggacaagcacCTGGTGTACTGGCGGGTAGGCGATGTGACGCTCACCAACGAACCCCACAAGATTGTGTGCCGTATCATCGGCGCCGAGGGCACCGAGCCCAAGCCAGGACATGTTGAGGCCAGATGGGAGTACACTCCCTCTGGAGACGATGTGGTAGGAAGCGGCATTTCCATCTCGAGACTTGacgagggcaagggcaaggcgaAGGAACTTACAGAGGATGACCCCTTCGCCGACGACAGCGCAAGCACTGAGCAGAAGTGGGTAGACGTGCCGGTGGTGAGAAAGCTCGTCAGTGGCAAGTACGAGGGTCGGTAA
- a CDS encoding Protein kinase domain-containing protein produces MASVGLPEWKAALSASQRYETIQKIQESLATTSMSEAIAIEQAAYQISSTQEEYNLACQPTSTPLPRQDTQEYDEAEVEEESGVRIGPYRNCHPISEGVTSEVYRSGDKALKVIVAYQNIEPHNPQREAKILKTLRSPCIELLETFRDQEQQFVLVFPFMPYTLTDLLDKGSIPLDAARSIFRDVLQGLKDIHTQGIIHRDIKPSAILLASPTGPAYLSDFGTAWHPEFSAQSEPHDDKILDIGTGPYRAIDVLFGNKSYGPEVDMWGVGVMISEAIRDPPKPIFESRAVHEDGNQLGLILSIFKTIGTPTPETWPEAKEFKISPFQLWTVFPSRPWDVILPDVDAEFRELVASLVRYDSQRLSAEQTRSLLPSIYPLVVASRTQKRAKSGNEKDKDKGGESGYEGDDEKKKKNKKQNRDKDGDVDMD; encoded by the exons ATGGCGTCTGTCGGGTTGCCTGAATGGAAAGCCGCGCTCTCGGCCTCCCAGCGGTACGAGACCATCCAAAAGAT CCAAGAGTCGTTAGCAACGACTAGCATGagcgaggccatcgccatAGAACAGGCCGCCTACCAGATCTCTTCTACTCAG GAGGAGTACAACCTCGCCTGTCAGCCTACCTCGACACCGCTGCCCAGACAAGATACCCAAGAGTATGATGaggctgaggttgaggaggaatCTGGTGTTCGCATTGGCCCCTACCGAAACTGCCATCCCATCTCTGAGGGCGTCACCTCTGAGGTCTATCGCTCCGGCGACAAAGCTCTGAAAGTCATTGTCGCCTACCAGAACATCGAGCCGCATAATCCCCAACGAGAGGCTAAGATCCTCAAGACTCTGCGGTCTCCCTGTATTGAACTGCTCGAAACCTTTCGCGACCAAGAGCAGCAATTCGTCCTCGTCTTTCCCTTCATGCCTTACACTCTCACCGATCTTCTTGACAAAGGGTCCATCCCTTTGGACGCGGCTCGTTCAATCTTTAGAGACGTTCTTCAGGGGTTAAAGGATATACATACGCAGGGAATCATACATCGAGATATTAAGCCATCCGCGATTCTTTTAGCTTCTCCTACCGGCCCAGCTTATCTCTCCGACTTTGGTACTGCATGGCACCCCGAGTTCTCGGCCCAATCTGAGCCACATGATGACAAGATTCTCGACATCGGGACAGGGCCTTATCGAGCGATAGATGTTCTCTTCGGGAACAAGTCGTACGGGCCAGAAGTCGACATGTGGGGGGTGGGCGTCATGATTTCAGAGGCCATTCGAGATCCGCCCAAGCCCATCTTCGAGTCTCGTGCCGTGCATGAGGATGGAAACCAACTGGGACTGATTCTTAGTATCTTCAAGACCATTGGCACACCTACCCCAGAGACTTGGCCTGAGGCAAAGGAGTTTAAGATATCTCCTTTCCAGCTCTGGACAGTCTTTCCTTCACGCCCCTGGGACGTGATCCTCCCAGACGTGGATGCTGAATTCAGAGAGCTTGTTGCTTCTTTAGTCCGTTATGACAGCCAAAGACTCTCAGCTGAACAG ACAAGAAGTCTGCTCCCATCGATATACCCGCTGGTGGTGGCGTCAAGGACACAGAAGAGGGCGAAAAGCGGGAatgagaaggacaaggataAGGGAGGGGAATCAGGATACGAAGGGGACGatgagaagaaaaagaagaacaagaagcagAACCGCGACAAGGATGGTGATGTCGACATGGATTAG
- a CDS encoding E3 ubiquitin-protein ligase listerin gives MKRTQGKAFDGPRSGFAAFGGFGAAGSGTSLSYLAEPPSFTAVSDPNVVVSLKNVLKKDSTTKAKALEDLLAYVQAHPFDKDGGVEEAILEVWVQLYPRTSIDNSRRVRELTHNLQFELMKSARKRFERHLPKVVAAWLAGLYDRDRVVSRAASDGLTSFLSTPEKVLAFWNKCQAQILDFAIEAIQETKDTLSDERSTTPEDSEAKYFRVVTASLSLVLGLLQKVEPSNLEKQQSRYDDYFGEESVWKTITFKDSSVRKTVCQLLFASIERKLPYAESTKAKQAFITGGLKTNQAGSALEYVRALTKLTQVYPDVWSSSKPPSDPKSPLGRLQAFVAKGSQGSQPKFWECLDQLLSVLPTDLINAEVASQFLTSLKSGITHRDEPRTNTSFAWKCYIDTAKRLLRSLPSDDQLPFVQEHLFPLIEQFLFSVSEKTPAIPLGPNAVSVLVEAYVATVQASPPAVSASEEEWNRLASIFCAKISGSLPEVSREYQQSQDKIAEEGRRWFSLVGQIEDKILELAQGIPDHTADPSLKVITQSISLLESRNLKPYGAARILEFALSTAPRLFHGEGAKKLSRFLSSLVEQDAAKAVASPSSRYLLSCLHLLGSVSTEFAPIWNSWVEAVLDLESETDRDSALASLISNDRGAVLAKGNMELQKHIIGQATLLALGGATSWELLEAAVTYQTLTDTNYRELIQTLVEILEKEPQQTEPTLQALEIAAKGRPELFSRDEHVHTTLLALLLGLSELDNTTVSSKATAIRTLLDSHSSGKLPVVAVIQANLERAGPQSLDIKTLVAQAENASSSDIPSEELFPSTNVWMKELAPFLELSVNPSISITNSLGGAAALVTGAPRTTQLRVHRDRKGRSIPARMALYVSQLSDKLPISQLPQPFQREILYLQCLTVQLISDQITCMEDNRLWRTLKPAEAISQAEDFVSKTRGVLTSLTSDVKTLDSDDDSTCLVRDLIHLLTKHSDELTPRGLYSARALSELVQSITEAHGASPSLEDTLLKPDVLKVGPATVLPASALIAGFGETLQPSKALNTFCNRVVSEIAGLKAQGEKTLMTLVLLSSCAQVYETGEMPVANNRIVFAVRQITSWLDEPEDLSPALCAEICRALNKLMPCMKDVYGSYWEKAIEFCISLWNRAHEFELDTALPFIHSSLRLYKTLETLQEPNDDLDDAIKEYAGAKPRALVELLRLSRDTSSQPLEIVDAMLCREVEKMPLRQVPDLSDIFALVASDSRDIQTAAFNLLHRAIPEQQQQKSVDALLDKTDARLPDELLSLLLDAPTLEKYSDEMLAEFPSPIRSYLLSWKLVFDAYSTSSFKIRNDFTENLKTDNYIAPLLDFMFDVLGHSAAQALKLEKANLGVEQIQNYDVKLAESEPEEKNMQWLLVHLYYLIHKYTPGLFRAWYIDCRSKRTRIAVESWTTKYFSPLIVSDALDDVQQWADSQEPPAMDEQELVVRVARAAREVTASYEVDESQAAITIKIPANFPIENVSVQGLNRVAVSEKKWQSWVMTTQGVITFSNGNIIDGLQAFKRNIVGALKGQSECAICYSIISTDKRMPDKRCSTCKNLFHRTCLYKWFQTSNQNTCPLCRNPIDYIGADTAKRRQV, from the exons ATGAAGCGGACTCAGGGCAAAGCCTTTGACGGACCCCGCTCCGGGTTCGCGGCCTTCGGAGGCTTTGGCGCCGCCGGTTCCGGCACCTCCCTGTCTTACCTCGCCGAACCCCCGTCTTTCACGGCCGTGTCGGACCCCAACGTGGTCGTGTCTCTCAAGAATGTCCTCAAGAAAGACAGCActaccaaggccaaggcgctCGAGGACCTCCTTGCCTACGTGCAGGCTCATCCCTTTGACAAGGATGGCGGGGTAGAGGAGGCTATTCTCGAGGTTTGG GTTCAATTGTATCCTCGCACATCGATAGACAACTCACGCCGTGTCCGTGAGCTTACGCATAATCTTCAGTTTGAGCTGATGAAGTCGGCGCGAAAGCGCTTTGAACGTCATCTGCCCAAGGTCGTCGCCGCATGGCTCGCCGGCCTGTATGATCGCGATCGCGTGGTATCCAGGGCAGCCAGCGACGGCCTAACTTCATTCCTCTCCACTCCCGAAAAGGTTCTCGCCTTCTGGAATAAGTGTCAAGCTCAGATCCTTGACTTTGCCATCGAGGCGATCCAAGAGACAAAGGACACCCTGAGCGATGAGCGTTCAACAACGCCGGAGGACTCCGAGGCTAAATACTTCCGGGTTGTCACAGCCAGTTTGTCACTTGTTCTCGGCCTGCTCCAAAAGGTCGAACCAAGCAATCTTGAGAAGCAACAGTCCCGATACGACGACTACTTTGGGGAGGAAAGTGTCTGGAAAACCATCACCTTTAAGGACTCATCAGTGAGAAAGACTGTTTGCCAACTTCTCTTTGCTTCCATCGAACGCAAGCTACCTTATGCAGAGTCAACAAAGGCTAAGCAGGCATTCATCACCGGTGGCCTCAAGACAAACCAAGCCGGCTCTGCTCTCGAGTATGTTCGAGCCCTGACAAAACTGACCCAGGTCTATCCAGACGTCTGGTCATCATCCAAACCTCCGAGCGACCCCAAGTCACCTCTGGGTAGGCTACAGGCCTTTGTTGCCAAGGGTTCTCAGGGAAGCCAGCCAAAGTTCTGGGAATGCCTGGACCAGCTGTTATCAGTTCTGCCTACGGATCTAATCAATGCCGAGGTGGCTTCTCAGTTCTTGACTTCTCTCAAGTCGGGCATTACACATAGGGATGAACCCCGAACGAATACTTCTTTCGCCTGGAAGTGCTATATCGATACGGCAAAGCGATTATTGAGAAGTCTGCCCTCGGACGACCAGCTGCCCTTTGTTCAGGAACATCTTTTCCCTCTCATCGAACAATTCCTCTTCTCGGTGTCCGAAAAGACGCCAGCGATCCCTCTCGGCCCGAATGCCGTCTCCGTTCTCGTCGAGGCATATGTTGCCACTGTCCAGGCATCGCCTCCCGCTGTTTCCGCATCCGAAGAGGAGTGGAACAGACTTGCGAGCATCTTTTGCGCCAAGATCTCTGGATCTCTCCCCGAAGTGTCTCGGGAGTACCAACAGTCACAGGATAAGATCGCGGAAGAGGGCCGACGGTGGTTCAGCCTCGTTGGGCAGATTGAGGACAAGATCTTGGAGCTTGCACAGGGTATCCCCGACCACACGGCCGACCCTTCACTCAAGGTCATTACACAAAGCATTTCGCTTCTTGAAAGCCGCAATCTGAAGCCATATGGAGCCGCTAGGATTCTCGAGTTTGCTCTGAGCACGGCTCCTCGTCTCTTCCATGGCGAAGGGGCCAAGAAGCTTTCCAGGTTTCTCTCATCGCTGGTCGAACAAGATGCCGCCAAAGCTGTtgcctctccttcttctcggtaCCTCCTCTCCTGtctgcatcttcttggtTCGGTGTCCACCGAATTTGCTCCTATTTGGAACTCTTGGGTCGAAGCtgttcttgatcttgagTCGGAGACTGACCGCGACTCGGCGCTTGCATCTCTCATCTCCAATGATCGTGGAGCGGTTCTCGCAAAGGGCAATATGGAGTTACAGAAGCATATCATTGGGCAGGCGACGCTTCTAGCTCTCGGTGGCGCCACCTCCTGGGAGCTGTTGGAGGCTGCTGTCACCTACCAGACACTGACTGACACCAACTACCGAGAACTCATTCAAACTCTTGTGGAGATTCTTGAAAAGGAGCCTCAGCAGACAGAACCCACCCTCCAGGCTTTGGAGATCGCAGCTAAGGGCAGACCGGAGCTGTTCTCCCGAGATGAGCACGTTCATACAACGCTGCTTGCCCTCCTGCTCGGACTTTCCGAGCTCGACAATACCACTGTTTCTTCGAAAGCAACCGCCATTCGTACGCTTTTGGATAGCCACTCCAGCGGGAAGCTACCCGTTGTTGCCGTCATCCAAGCCAACCTTGAGAGGGCTGGGCCACAATCCCTTGA TATCAAGACACTCGTGGCACAGGCCGAAAATGCCTCCTCGAGCGACATTCCTTCAGAGGAGCTTTTCCCGAGTACCAATGTGTGGATGAAGGAGCTCGCTCCTTTCCTCGAGCTGTCCGTCAACCCATCTATATCGATTACCAACAGCCTCGGCGGTGCTGCTGCGTTGGTGACGGGCGCACCTCGAACTACCCAGCTCCGAGTCCACAGAGACAGAAAGGGACGCTCCATTCCTGCGAGAATGGCACTCTACGTGTCTCAACTCTCCGACAAGCTTCCAATCTCGCAGCTGCCACAGCCATTCCAGCGAGAGATCCTGTATCTTCAGTGCCTGACAGTCCAACTCATTTCGGATCAGATCACATGCATGGAGGATAACCGTCTATGGAGGACTCTGAAACCGGCCGAGGCCATCAGCCAGGCCGAGGACTTTGTTTCCAAGACACGTGGAGTTCTGACTTCTTTGACCTCTGATGTCAAGACCCTAGATTCTGATGACGACTCTACATGCCTGGTCCGCGATCTGATCCATCTGCTAACCAAACACTCGGATGAGTTGACACCCAGAGGCTTGTACAGTGCAAGAGCGCTTTCCGAACTGGTTCAGTCTATCACAGAGGCCCATGGAGCTTCTCCAAGCCTTGAGGATACTCTTCTGAAGCCCGATGTTCTCAAAGTTGGTCCCGCGACCGTCTTGCCCGCCTCGGCACTTATTGCCGGGTTTGGGGAGACGCTTCAGCCTTCCAAGGCCCTCAACACCTTTTGCAACCGAGTGGTTAGTGAGATTGCGGGACTGAAAGCTCAGGGTGAAAAGACTCTGATGACTCTTGTGCTTCTTTCATCGTGCGCTCAGGTCTACGAAACCGGCGAGATGCCTGTGGCAAACAACCGCATTGTCTTTGCAGTCCGGCAAATCACATCGTGGCTAGATGAGCCTGAGGATCTGAGTCCAGCTCTGTGTGCTGAGATTTGCCGTGCTTTGAACAAGCTGATGCCATGCATGAAGGACGTCTATGGATCTTACTGGGAGAAGGCAATTGAGTTCTGCATCTCGCTCTGGAATCGCGCTCACGAGTTCGAGCTTGACACTGCTCTCCCTTTCATTCACTCGTCACTGAGATTGTACAAGACTCTGGAGACACTGCAGGAGCCCAACGACGATCTTGATGATGCAATTAAGGAGTACGCAGGCGCCAAGCCCAGGGCACTTGTTGAGCTACTTCGACTTTCGCGAGACACCAGCTCACAGCCCTTGGAGATCGTGGATGCCATGCTTTGCCGTGAGGTGGAAAAGATGCCTCTGCGACAGGTCCCAGATCTATCCGACATCTTTGCCTTGGTGGCTTCTGATTCTCGAGATATTCAGACGGCCGCTTTCAACTTGCTTCACAGAGCTATTcccgagcagcagcagcagaagtcTGTTGATGCTCTGCTAGACAAGACAG ATGCTCGGCTGCCTGATGAACTGCTCTCCCTGCTTCTCGACGCTCCGACCCTTGAAAAGTACTCGGACGAGATGCTGGCAGAGTTCCCCTCTCCCATCCGCTCATACCTCCTGTCCTGGAAGTTGGTCTTTGATGCCTACTCGACCTCGTCTTTCAAGATCCGCAACGACTTTACCGAGAACCTCAAGACTGACAACTATATTGCGCCACTGCTCGACTTTATGTTTGACGTGCTTGGACACTCTGCGGCACAGGCTCTCAAGCTGGAAAAGGCCAACCTCGGAGTCGAGCAGATCCAGAACTACGATGTGAAGCTCGCAGAGTCTGAGCctgaggagaagaacatgCAGTGGCTCCTTGTGCATCTTTACTATCTGATTCACAAGTATACTCCTGGCTTGTTCCGCGCCTGGTACATCGATTGCCGTTCGAAGCGAACACGCATCGCGGTCGAGTCCTGGACAACCAAGTACTTCTCGCCCCTCATCGTCTCGGATGCTCTCGACGATGTCCAGCAATGGGCAGACAGCCAAGAACCTCCCGCCATGGACGAGCAAGAACTTGTTGTGCGTGTAGCCCGAGCCGCCAGAGAAGTAACAGCCAGCTACGAAGTCGACGAAAGCCAAGCCGCCATCACAATCAAGATCCCAGCCAACTTCCCCATCGAAAACGTCTCGGTTCAAGGCCTCAACCGCGTCGCCGTCAGCGAGAAGAAGTGGCAGAGCTGGGTCATGACCACGCAGGGCGTCATCACCTTCTCCAACGGCAATATCATTGACGGTCTGCAGGCGTTCAAACGCAACATTGTCGGCGCCCTCAAGGGCCAGAGCGAGTGCGCCATCTGCTACAGCATCATCTCTACAGATAAGCGCATGCCTGATAAGCGGTGCTCGACTTGCAAGAACCTGTTCCATCGGACGTGTTTGTACAAGTGGTTCCAGACGAGTAACCAGAACACTTGCCCGCTGTGCAGAAATCCTATTGACTACATTGGGGCGGACACGGCCAAGAGGCGCCAGGTTTAA